In Candidatus Poribacteria bacterium, one DNA window encodes the following:
- a CDS encoding type II toxin-antitoxin system HigB family toxin, protein MRVISRRALKEFWEKHSDAEATLKTWYTRVKRAEWKTPSDVKVDYRNASFIKGNRVVFNIKGNYYRLVTAIHYQSGIVYIRFIGTHSAYDRIDASTI, encoded by the coding sequence ATGAGAGTTATCTCGCGTAGAGCTTTGAAAGAATTTTGGGAAAAACACTCTGATGCGGAAGCGACACTTAAAACGTGGTATACGCGTGTGAAACGTGCTGAATGGAAAACGCCGTCCGATGTAAAAGTTGATTATCGAAATGCCAGTTTTATCAAAGGCAACCGGGTAGTCTTTAATATCAAAGGGAATTATTATCGTTTAGTAACCGCTATCCATTATCAATCTGGCATCGTTTATATTCGATTCATTGGAACACACAGTGCCTATGATAGAATTGATGCCTCAACGATTTAA